Part of the Thermodesulfovibrionales bacterium genome, CGATCCTCGAAGATGTCGAGTTCAGCCACAGGCTCCGGAGGGCCGGCTACCGACTCGTTATGGACCCCCGAATCCTCGTGCGACACGTCTTTCGCTTCACGCTCCTGAAATCCCTGAGGAACGCTTTCAGAAAATCGATGTTCTGGACCCTCTATTCCCTGAGGGCCGGAGATCTCCTCTCCGACTCGGGCACGGCCTCTCGGGAACTCAAGATCAACGGGCTCTCCTTCGTTCTCATCATCTCTTTTGTCGCGGTTTTTCTCTTTTCCCGAGAAAGGCTGCTTCTCCTGCTCGTCCCCCTTACTTGCCTGATCAATGCCGCGGTTAATAGGGGCTTGGTGTCCGCCTTTTCCCGAGCCAGGGGATCTTTCTTCGCTCTCGTGGCGACTGCATACTATGTGCTGCTCTATCCTCTTCCGGTCCTTGCGGGAGCGATTGTCGCCGTCATGCGACACTTCCTTCGCGGCGTGAGGATATGATGTATTCCCCCCTTCGATATGTCGGCTCCATCCTCCGGAAGAAGAGACCGATCCAGCTTACCTTCTTCATAACGAGAAGATGCAACTCACACTGCCCTTTCTGCTTTTATCTGAGCCGCGGCGACAACGAGGTTGATACCTCAGGCGAATTATCACTCTCCGAGATACGAGAGATTTCACGGTCTCTCGGCAACCTTCTCTGGCTCGCCTTTTCCGGCGGCGAGGTTTATCTCAGAGACGACCTTGTTGAGATAAGCCGCGTCTTCTACAGAAATAACAGCCCCTCTCTTCTGCTCTACCCCACAAACGGCATGCTTCCCGAAATTATCAGGAGGAAGACGGAACAGATCCTGAAGGAATGCCGAAAGAGTGTCGTCGTCGTAAAACTTTCGCTCGACGGCGTGGGGGGAGAACACGATTTACTCCGCCGGACACACGGCAGTTTTTCCAAGACCATGGAGACGTATGAGCTGCTGAGAGGCCTCCTCCGCATCTACCCGAACTTCGAACTCGGGGTCAACACCGTCTTCTGTTCGGAGAATCAGGACTCTATCGACGATATCATTGACTTTGTCGGAGGTCTGTCGGATATCAAGACGCATACCGTCTCGCTCATCCGGGGCAGTCTTGCCGACAATCGCTATAAGGCCGTCGATTACGAGAAATATCTCCGCGCGATAGGGCGTCTCGAAAGGAATCTCAAGAGCAGGACTTCAAGCACGTATCGGTTCAGGGGAGCGCGGCTGAAGGCCGCGCAGGATATCGTACAGCGCCGACTCATCCATGCAACAACGACTGCGCAGAAGAGGCTCATTCCGTGCTATGCAGGGAGACTGAATCTCGTGTTGACGGAAAACGGTGATGTCTTTCCCTGCGAAATCCTGCGCAACCCTGTAGGCAACGTGCGGGAAAGTGGTTACGACATGAGGCGGGTCATGCGTTCAGAAAAGGCCGAGGGCGTCATCCGCGCCATAGAAGGCGAAAGCTGTTACTGTACCCACGAGTGTTACCTGATGACCAATATCCTCTTCAACGCCAGACTGTATCCCGCGCTGATGCGGGAGTATCTCCAGTTGTAGCGCCCCTCCGGTCCTCGCCGGGTCTTTTCCCCTTCCTCTGTTTGAAAAGTTCACCCTTGGTCCACAACCAGAACAGACTTCTGAGACCCTTGGCAGCTGCCTTCAGATCACTGGGGCTCCTCAGTTCAAGGATCCTCTTGAGGATAAAAGACGGCCTCGAGTAGAACCTCCTGAATGCTATCTGACGGAGCTTTAGGATATCATCCCTCGTCATGGTGTGGGGGACGAAGGCAGCGCCCTGATAGGTGAAGTCTGTGAGCTCATCGGACATCCTGCCGTATCGTTCGAGATTGTCGTAGAGGTACGTGCCCGGGAAGGGTGTTATTGCATGGAAGTTTGCGATGTCGGGGTTGAGGTCGAGGGCAAAATCGATGGTCTGCAGGCCTTCCTCGAACGTCTCGCCCGGGATGCCGAAGATGAAAGGAGTGCTGACCCTGAGTCCGACCTCCTGCGCAGCCCTCACGGCCTTTCGTATCTGTTCGGTTGTCGTCCCTTTCCTGATCGCGTCGAGATTCTTTTGGACCCCGCTCTCGGCGCCGAAGAGTATCGCCCAGCAGCCGGCCTCCCTGAAGGCCTTCAGCAGCGGCTTGTCGACTTGGTTGACGCATGCCGAGGCAAACCATGTAAAATCAAGTCTCCTCGCCTTTATCTCATTCGCTATCCGCATCGCCCTGTCATAATCCGCGGCGAGCGTGTCGTCTATGAATTTTATCTCCCGGTACCCCCGTCTCATACAGTCTTCCAGCTCCTCCATCACATTCTCGACGCTGCGGTAGCGTATGCCGCTCTTCCGTTCCTTGTCCAACTGGAAGCAGTAGATGCATCTCCTGTTGCAGCCCCTCGATGTCATGAGGACGGCCACCGGCTTCCTTCGGTACGTTGCGGGCGGGGGAATGTAGAGACCCGCGTCGCCCAGAAGCTCGCGTGCAGGGAACGGAATGGCGTCGAGATCAGCAATCAAGGGCCTGTCCTCATTTTTCATGATCCTGTTCCCTTCGCGGTAGATGAGCCCCAAAACCCCCGTGAGGCTTTTCCCTGCCTGAAGTCTTTCCACGGTTTCAAGGACGGTAAACTCCCCCTCGCCTGTGACGACCGCATCAAGGGATTCCCCGGCGTCCTCGAGACAGCGTTCCCGCATGACGATGGGATAGGGACCACCGGCGCAGATAAAGGTCCGTTCCTGAAAAATCTTGCGAAATTCCGAGGCGGTCATTTTTGCCTTTTTCCATCCGAAGGTCGTTGAGTAAAGCCCGACAAATTGAGGGTCGAATCTTCTGACGTCCGCGAGTATCTCATCATGGGTCGCGAACGCACCGTTGAAGAACTTCACTTCGTGGCCCGCTTTCTGTAAGACCGCTGCGACGTAAAGCGTGCCGAGCGGCTGCCAATAATTAATCTGGGAGCTCGCCGTCTTCGAAGAAAAGATCTCTTCAGGCGCCCATGATGG contains:
- a CDS encoding radical SAM protein, whose product is MRCALVIPSWAPEEIFSSKTASSQINYWQPLGTLYVAAVLQKAGHEVKFFNGAFATHDEILADVRRFDPQFVGLYSTTFGWKKAKMTASEFRKIFQERTFICAGGPYPIVMRERCLEDAGESLDAVVTGEGEFTVLETVERLQAGKSLTGVLGLIYREGNRIMKNEDRPLIADLDAIPFPARELLGDAGLYIPPPATYRRKPVAVLMTSRGCNRRCIYCFQLDKERKSGIRYRSVENVMEELEDCMRRGYREIKFIDDTLAADYDRAMRIANEIKARRLDFTWFASACVNQVDKPLLKAFREAGCWAILFGAESGVQKNLDAIRKGTTTEQIRKAVRAAQEVGLRVSTPFIFGIPGETFEEGLQTIDFALDLNPDIANFHAITPFPGTYLYDNLERYGRMSDELTDFTYQGAAFVPHTMTRDDILKLRQIAFRRFYSRPSFILKRILELRSPSDLKAAAKGLRSLFWLWTKGELFKQRKGKRPGEDRRGATTGDTPASARDTVWR
- a CDS encoding radical SAM protein — its product is MMYSPLRYVGSILRKKRPIQLTFFITRRCNSHCPFCFYLSRGDNEVDTSGELSLSEIREISRSLGNLLWLAFSGGEVYLRDDLVEISRVFYRNNSPSLLLYPTNGMLPEIIRRKTEQILKECRKSVVVVKLSLDGVGGEHDLLRRTHGSFSKTMETYELLRGLLRIYPNFELGVNTVFCSENQDSIDDIIDFVGGLSDIKTHTVSLIRGSLADNRYKAVDYEKYLRAIGRLERNLKSRTSSTYRFRGARLKAAQDIVQRRLIHATTTAQKRLIPCYAGRLNLVLTENGDVFPCEILRNPVGNVRESGYDMRRVMRSEKAEGVIRAIEGESCYCTHECYLMTNILFNARLYPALMREYLQL